One stretch of Prionailurus viverrinus isolate Anna chromosome C1, UM_Priviv_1.0, whole genome shotgun sequence DNA includes these proteins:
- the PGLYRP3 gene encoding peptidoglycan recognition protein 3 codes for MRMLLWLLIFPAWDFGAWGDSPLFSWNETQARGLSEGLLDFFVGISQLIHKGQNEAPTIVSRKEWGARSQTCRAQLTQPVAYVIMNQLTGMECQEQDVCSQRLRGFQSHSVYTKGWCDVVYNFLIGDDGRVYEGVGWDVQGMHTQGYNNISLGIAFFGNKIGSSLSPAALSAAEDLISYAIQKGHLSPRYIQLLILNEEVCLVPQKPVMPRKACPNIISRSVWEARETHCPKMSLPAKYVIIIHTAGTTCNVSMDCHIRVRDIQSFHMDTQHFCDIGYHFLVGQDGGVYEGVGWHIQGSHTYGYNDIALGIAFIGNFVEKPPNAAALEAAQNLIQCAVDKGYLTPNYLLVGHSDIVNTLSPGKALYNIIKTWPHFKH; via the exons ATGAGGATGCTGCTGTGGCTTCTTATtttccctgcttgggattttgggGCTTGGG GGGATTCCCCACTGTTCTCCTGGAATGAAACCCAAGCCAGAGGATTATCAGAGGGGCTTCTAGACTTTTTTGTTGGCATCTCTCAGCTCATTCACAAGGGTCAAAATG AAGCTCCCACCATTGTCTCCCGCAAGGAGTGGGGAGCGAGATCACAGACCTGCAGGGCCCAGCTGACACAACCTGTGGCCTATGTCATCATGAACCAGCTCACAGGGATGGAGTGCCAGGAGCAGGATGTTTGCAGCCAGAGGCTTCGGGGCTTTCAGTCCCATTCTGTCTACACCAAAGGCTGGTGCGACGTGGTCTACAA CTTCCTGATTGGGGACGACGGCAGGGTGTATGAAGGTGTCGGCTGGGATGTCCAAGGCATGCATACCCAGGGCTACAACAACATCTCCCTGGGAATTGCCTTCTTTGGCAATAAGATAG GAAGCAGTCTAAGCCCTGCTGCCTTATCAGCTGCAGAGGACCTGATATCCTATGCCATCCAGAAGGGTCATCTGTCACCCAGGTATATTCAGCTACTCATCTTGAATGAAGAGGTCTGTCTGGTCCCTCAAAAGCCAGTGATGCCTAGGAAAG CTTGCCCCAACATCATTTCACGGTCAGTATGGGAAGCCAGAGAGACACACTGCCCTAAAATGAGCCTCCCAGCGAAATATGTCATCATCATCCACACCGCTGGTACAACCTGCAATGTATCCATGGATTGCCATATTCGTGTCCGAGATATACAATCCTTCCACATGGACACACAGCACTTCTGTGACATTGGATATCA CTTCCTGGTGGGACAGGATGGTGGTGTGTATGAAGGAGTTGGCTGGCATATCCAAGGCTCTCACACCTATGGCTACAATGATATTGCCTTAGGAATTGCCTTCATAGGCAACTTTGTAG AAAAGCCGCCCAATGCTGCAGCCCTGGAGGCAGCCCAGAACCTGATCCAGTGTGCAGTGGACAAGGGGTATTTAACTCCCAACTACCTGTTGGTGGGGCACAGTGATATTGTCAATACACTGTCTCCTGGGAAAGCTTTGTACAACATCATTAAGACTTGGCCTCATTTCAAACACTGA